Below is a genomic region from Delftia tsuruhatensis.
TCAATTTTTCTTTGAAACCGCTCCTTTTTTACAGGTCTTTTTCAAACAAAAGTCCAGGATCATGATGGCGTCCATCCCATTCACCCACCCGGACCCTCCCATGAAAGCCATCGGATACCAGAAACCCCAACCCATCAGCCAGCCCGACGCACTGATGGACATCACCCTGCCCGAGCCCGTGGCCACCGGCCGCGACCTGCTGGTGCGGGTCCACGCCGTGTCGGTCAACCCGGTCGATACCAAGGTACGGGCCGGCAGCGCGCCGGCCGAAGGCCAGGACTACAAGGTGCTGGGCTGGGACGCCAGCGGCATCGTCCAGGCGGTGGGACCCGAAGTGACGCTGTTCCAGCCCGGCGACCGGGTCTGGTATGCGGGCTCCATCGCGCGGCCGGGCACCAACAGCGAGCTGCACCTGGTGGATGAGCGCATCGTGGGCCATGCCCCGCGCTCGCTGGATTTCGCCCAGGCGGCCGCCCTGCCGCTGACCGCCATCACCGCCTGGGAGATGCTGTTCGACCGCCTGGGCATCGCGCCCGGCAAGCAGCCCGGCGGCAAGACGCTGCTGATCGTCGGCGCCTCGGGCGGCGTGGGCTCCATCCTCACGCAGCTGGCGGCGCGCCTGACCAGCCTGACGGTCATCGGCACGGCCTCGCGGCCCGAGACCCAGGCCTGGGTCAGGGAACTGGGTGCCCACCATGTCATAGACCACAGCCGCCCCATCGCCGGGGAGTTGCGCCGCATCGGCTTTCCCGCCGTGGACTACATCGTCAGCCTGACGCAGACCGACCAGCACTATGCGCAGATCGTGGAGGCCATCGCACCCCAGGGCAAGTTCGGCCTCATCGATGACCCGGCCTCGCTGGATGCCACCGCGCTCAAGCGCAAGTCCGTGTCCCTGCACTGGGAGCTGATGTTCACCCGCTCCCTGTTCGGCACCCAGGACATGCAGGGCCAGCACCGCATGCTCGAGGAGATCGCCGCCCTGGTCGATGCGGGTCTGATCCGCACCACGCTGGCCGAGCGCTTCGGCACCATCAATGCCGCCAACCTCCGGCGCGCCCACGCCCTGATCGAATCGGGCAAGGCGCGCGGCAAGGTGGTGCTGGAAAACTGGGACTGAGCCATGCCGTGGGTGCGAACGGCCGCAGCGGCCCTGGCAGCGGATGTCCCTACGGGATCAGCTGGCAGGCGACCGAGGCATTGAATCGCAGGCCCTTGCCCCCGGCGCCCACCGCCAGTTCATCGGCCGAGCCAACCAGCAAGGTGGTCTTCTTGCCGGTCGCCTTGAAATAGGAAGGCTCGTCCGTATTGGCCTGCTCATCGATCTGCCTGACGCCCAGCTTTCTGGCCAGTTGCTTGCCCGATTGCTTCTTCAGATAGGCCACGGCCTTTTTCTCCCCATCGGCATCGGTGACCAAGGCGGCCACGACTTCATCCCCGAAAAGCGAGACAGCCGGCGCATTCGCGGGGGGCAGGAAAATGCCATCACGCCCCTTTCGCATGCCAAAGGCCTCCCATCGCGCCTCGACCGCCCTGGCATCGAATGCCGCGCCCGGCCTGCACGACAGAATGGCCTCCATCTGCTGCACAGCCTGCGCATAGGGATCGATCTGCCTGGAGCCTCCCTGGCCCGCATCCGCCACGGACGATGGCTTGCCTTGCGCAAACGACGCCATGCAGGCCATTGCCAACCCACCGGCCACCACCAAATTCCTGAATACAGACATATTGCCTTCCAATGAATTTCACCATTCGCCGGTCAATGCCAATGCAATGCCCATTCAATGGCCGGCGAATCCTACTACACCGCAATGGCCCAATCCCACCGGCCATTCATTCATTCAATCACCCATTCACCCATTCGGCATGGCGCATGGCCCTGTTCAGATCAGCGCCGGCCATGCACCTCCAGCAGGCACTGCCGCAGGGCCTCGGCCGTGGGGCCGAGCACACGGTCGCGCCGCTGCAGCAGCCCCAGCGTGCGCCAGACATCCGGGGCCGTCAGCGGGACCGCGCAGACCTGCGCGTGGTCCGACCGCAGCGCCATCTGCGGAATGGTGGCCAGGCCCAGGCCCGCCTCCACCAGCGCCAGGGCTCCGGCGACATGGTTGCATTCGTACCATGCCACCGGCCTGTCGGCGAACCCGGCCATCACCTGGTCCAGCAGCATGCGGTTGCCGCTGTGGTGCGATACGGAGACCAGTCGCAGTCCGGCCAGTTCCGCCCATGGCACCTGCTCACGCGTGGCCCAGGGATGGCTGCGCGGCATGGCCAGCACATAGCGCTCGCGCGTCAGCGCCTCGAAGTGCAGCGACGACTCCTGGCTGCCCGTGAAGCTCAGGCCGAAATCGGCATCGCCCCGCAGCACGGCATCCAGCACCTGCTGCGCGCCTTCGTCGATGACGTGGACCTGGACCTCGGGCTGGGCCGACGCGAATGTCCGCAGCACGGGCGGCAGCAGATTGGTGGCCACCGAGGGAATGCAGGCGATGGTCACGCGGCCGCGTCGCAATTTCACCTGGTCGTCCACCCGCTGGACGGCCTCGTCCAGGCCCGCCAGGGCCCTGCGCGCCTCCTGCAGGAACTCATGGCCCACCGCCGTCAACTCCACATGCCGGGTCGTGCGCTCCAGCAGGCGGGCGCCCAGGGCCGCCTCCAGCCGCTCCACGCGCCGGCTCAGGGCCGGGGGCGACAGGAACAGGGACTCCGCCGCCAGGCGAAAGCTCGCCTTGTCGGCCGTGGCCACGAAGGCGACCAGCTCACCCAGATCGAATTTGATGCGCTGCATGCAACAGTCACTTCAT
It encodes:
- a CDS encoding LysR family transcriptional regulator, producing the protein MQRIKFDLGELVAFVATADKASFRLAAESLFLSPPALSRRVERLEAALGARLLERTTRHVELTAVGHEFLQEARRALAGLDEAVQRVDDQVKLRRGRVTIACIPSVATNLLPPVLRTFASAQPEVQVHVIDEGAQQVLDAVLRGDADFGLSFTGSQESSLHFEALTRERYVLAMPRSHPWATREQVPWAELAGLRLVSVSHHSGNRMLLDQVMAGFADRPVAWYECNHVAGALALVEAGLGLATIPQMALRSDHAQVCAVPLTAPDVWRTLGLLQRRDRVLGPTAEALRQCLLEVHGRR
- a CDS encoding zinc-binding alcohol dehydrogenase family protein translates to MKAIGYQKPQPISQPDALMDITLPEPVATGRDLLVRVHAVSVNPVDTKVRAGSAPAEGQDYKVLGWDASGIVQAVGPEVTLFQPGDRVWYAGSIARPGTNSELHLVDERIVGHAPRSLDFAQAAALPLTAITAWEMLFDRLGIAPGKQPGGKTLLIVGASGGVGSILTQLAARLTSLTVIGTASRPETQAWVRELGAHHVIDHSRPIAGELRRIGFPAVDYIVSLTQTDQHYAQIVEAIAPQGKFGLIDDPASLDATALKRKSVSLHWELMFTRSLFGTQDMQGQHRMLEEIAALVDAGLIRTTLAERFGTINAANLRRAHALIESGKARGKVVLENWD